A single Mangifera indica cultivar Alphonso chromosome 20, CATAS_Mindica_2.1, whole genome shotgun sequence DNA region contains:
- the LOC123204118 gene encoding uncharacterized protein LOC123204118 has protein sequence MLVLRMNSKRQRRPNVRLGEIGDVSAAFACGFSQGSNENLGQKRWKNDFVNPTGIDPNSIFDFSNQKSPEFTFMDFGVSHGITADFQQNIENNNPNSSKLALERVLDKTDITKSVVDFGTVTRKSRIMRRRSQNTKGKNNAFGGAWNSKIIAEFSSEDGKGGEEEYVGFTSNTCDDYYPENGIKDFSDCETPATSKEDSEFDMNETTHNAWQPGNSVDFGREDTFYKGNGAFIKNGVEWNGMRYGSNNVCTVRRWLEELGFGKYAGVFEIHGVDKEILPFLTLEDLKEIGVFAVGPRRKLYNAIQQLRGEVVST, from the coding sequence ATGTTGGTTCTAAGGATGAATTCAAAAAGACAAAGGCGCCCAAATGTTAGGTTAGGGGAAATTGGAGATGTTTCTGCAGCTTTTGCATGTGGATTTTCGCAAGGATCAAATGAGAATTTGGGGCAGAAGAGATGGAAAAATGATTTTGTGAACCCAACTGGGATTGACCCTAATTCCATTTTCGATTTTTCGAACCAAAAATCTCCTGAGTTCACATTTATGGACTTTGGCGTATCTCATGGGATTACAGCTGATTTCCAACAGAACATTGAGAATAATAACCCGAATTCTTCAAAATTAGCTCTTGAACGTGTTTTGGATAAAACTGATATAACAAAGTCTGTGGTGGATTTTGGCACTGTTACCCGGAAGAGCAGGATCATGAGGCGGAGGAGTCAGaacacaaaaggaaaaaataatgcTTTTGGTGGTGCTTGGAATTCTAAAATTATCGCCGAGTTTAGTAGTGAAGATGGGAAAGGGGGTGAAGAGGAGTATGTTGGATTCACATCAAATACCTGTGATGATTATTACCCTGAGAATGGTATCAAAGACTTTTCAGATTGTGAAACACCAGCTACTAGCAAAGAGGACTCTGAATTTGACATGAATGAAACAACTCACAATGCATGGCAACCAGGCAATTCTGTTGACTTTGGGAGAGAGGATACCTTTTATAAAGGGAATGGTGCATTCATTAAAAATGGTGTTGAATGGAATGGAATGAGATATGGAAGTAATAATGTATGTACTGTTCGGAGATGGTTAGAGGAGCTTGGATTTGGTAAATATGCAGGTGTATTTGAAATACATGGGGTGGATAAAGAAATCTTGCCATTTCTTACTCTTGAAGATCTCAAAGAGATTGGTGTTTTTGCTGTTGGGCCTAGAAGGAAGTTGTATAATGCAATACAGCAACTTAGAGGAGAAGTTGTTTCTACTTAA